The Candidatus Methylomirabilota bacterium genomic sequence TCAGCCTGCCGGCGATCAATGACGACGGCACCATCGCACTGGCCGAGTACCGCGGCCGGAGCCCGCTCTTCCTCGCCCTCTTCGTCGGCCTGTGGTGTCCGTTCTGTCGGCGCTCGATCGCCCAGATGGGCACCATCGAGGGCCGCATCCGCGCAGCCGGGGTGGAGACCCTCGGCATCGTGGCGAGCGCGCCCGAGAACGCGCGGCTCTACTTCAAGTACCGTCCGACCCGCCTGCGGCTGGCCGCCGATCCCGAGATGTCCACGCACCGCGCCTACGGCCTGCCCCGGCCGGAGGTGACGCCCGAGCTGATGGACCAGATGACCGCGATTCGCATCAATCCGTCCGGTGACCTGCCCGCCCCGCTGCCCGTTCAGGAGGCCGTCATGGCCATCGAGCGGCTCGACGGCGGCTTCACGCCGACCGAGACCGATCAGGCGGACATGCAGCGGCAGTGGCCGCAGCTGAAAGGGCAGTTCCTGGTCGACCGGCACGGCATCGTGCGCTGGGCGAACATCGAGTGCGGCGGCCCCGACGGCCTGGCCGGCCTCGGCAAGTTCCCGACCGCGGACGAGATCCTGGCCGCCATTCGCGCCCTTCCGAGCTGAGCCCGGCCGGCACGTCCTGCTAGCGGAGCCGCGCGCCCGGTGCTGACCCGCGTCGATCACGTGATGGTCTGCGTTCCCGATTTGTCTCGAGGCATCGATGCCTATCAGCGCGTCGGCTTCCACATCTACCCGGGCGGCGCCCACACGGGCCGGGCCACCCACAACGCGATCGCGTTCACCGGCGAGGAGTACATCGAGGTGCTGAGCCTCCGCGATCGCGCGGCGGTGACGGCGGGCGGCCCGGACGAAAGCCTCGCGCGCTATCTGGACGAGGGCGGGGGATTCCGCGTGGTCGCGCTGCAGAGCGACGATCTGACCGCCGACGTGGCCGCGATGCGCGGACGCGGCGTGGACGTGGGCGAGATCCGCGACGGCGGTCGGCGTACCCCGGCCGGCCAGGAGCTCCGCTGGCGGGCCGCGTTCCTGGGCGGCGCCGACGCGCTGCCGATCTTCATCATCCAGCACCTGACCCCGCTCGCGGAGCGCCGGCGGCAGGTGCCGAAGGCGGGCGACCATCCCAACGGGGCCCTCCGGGTCGAGCGCGTGTACCTCGCGGTGCCCGACGTGACGGCGGCCGCGCGGGCCTACGCCCGGATCCTCGGCCTGCCGGTGCCGGCGGTCCACCGGGGTCAGGTCATCAAGGCCGATATGGCGGTGTTCGACCTGGGGCCGACCGGCCTCACGGTGGCCCAGCCCGCCGAGGCCGGGCCGGCCGCCGAGGCCCTGGCCCGACGGGGGCCCGGACCGTTCCAGGTCCTCTACCGCACCAGCGGCATGGACGCGGCGGTGCGCTGGATGACGACCCACGGTCTGCCCGAGCCCACGCGGGGCGTGCGGAACACCGGCGAACAGGCGATACTGGTCGGGCCGGAGCACGCCGGCGGCGCCTACATCGGGTTCGTCGGGCCGGCCTGAACGGCGAGATCAACGACGGGAGACCACCACCATGGCCAAGGCCGCTGCCCTCGATCACGTCAACATCAAGGTCCGCAACGCGGAGCGCTCGTACCGCTGGTACGCCGATCTCCTCGGCCTGCACACCCAGGACATCTTCTACGTGCCGGGCACCGAGAAGGTCCGCGCGGTGTTCCTCTCGTGCGATCCGGACCACGCCCACGACATCGCGCTGTTCGAGGTGGGAGCCGACGCGGCGGCGCCGCAGAAGGACGGGGTGGGGCTGAGCCACGTGGCGTGGCGCATGTCGACGCTCGACGACCTGGCCGACATGTACCGCGCGCTGCAGACGCGTGAGATCCCGGTGCGCGTGGTGGACCACACCGTGTCCATCGGCGTGTACTTCTCCGACCCGGACGGCAACGGCCTCGAGGTGTACTACGAACTGCCGCGCAGCCAGTGGAAGCAGGAGCGGCCGTTCTCGGAGGCCGGGCAGAAGGGCCGCTTCCCCGGCCCCTGGGACGAGGCGCTGCACGCGCCCGCGCCGGCGGCGGTCTAGCTCGTCCGGTCGCGCTCCCGGTAGTCGCCGAAGGCGGCGTCGCGCTGGCTCAGCAGGTCGCGGACGCTGCCGCCGTCGCGCTTGAACTGCGCGCGATAGGCCTGGCTCGCCGCGGTGGAGAAGGCCAGCGCCTGTAGCTCGGTTCCCGCCCGGATCGCCGCGCGCAGCCCCATGATCTCCATCGCGCGATGGACCGCGCGCTTGTTGATCTGGGTCAGCTCGGTGGGTACCAGCGCCACCCGCTCGGCCACGCCCAGCACCGTCCCCTCCAGCTCGGCCGCCGGCACCGCGCGGTTGGCGAAGCCCTTGGCCGCCGCCTCGGTCCCGCTGATCGCGTCGCCGGTGAGGAACATCTCCATCGCGGTCCGCAGGCCCATGAGCCAGGGATGGAACTGGTTGTCGGGCGGGCTCATGAGCCGGGTCGGCGGGTAGCCGATGCGCGCGTCCTCCGCCACGTAGACCAGATCGCAGCACGCGGCCAGCTCGCTCCCGCCGGCCAGGCAGTAGCCGTGGACCTGGGCGATGACCGGCTTGGCGAGGTCCCAGATCGTGAACCAGCTCTCCACCACGTGCCGCGCCCACTGCCCGGGTCCGCCGGGCGAGTAGAAGGGCTGGCCCACCGAGTTGTCGGCGGAGAGGTCGTAGCCCGACGAGAAGCACGGGCCGGCCCCGCGCATGATCGAGACCTTGACGGCGGGATCGGCGTCGGCCTCGCGGAGCGCGGTGAGGATCGCGCCGCGCAGCTCGTTGCTCAGCGCGTTGCGCTTCTCGGGACGGTTCAGGGTGAGACGGCGGACGCCGGGGAGCGGGTCGTCGAGGAGGAGCACGCCGGTGGTCATGGCGCAGAGCATGCCCGGGGCCCCGGCGCGGCGCAACGGCCGGCCGCGGGCCCCCCGCTTGACAGCCCGGCCCGGCGATGGATAATTAACTAAACGTTTAGTTGATTATGACCACCATCCGATCGAGCGCGCCGCGGCGGAGAGCGAAGCGGGGAGCGGGCCGGCCCCGCGTCCCCGCCGGCTCGCGCGAGGCCCTCCTCGCCGCCGGCACCGAATTGTTCGCCGAGCGCGGCTTCGACGGCGTCTCCGTCCAGGCGATCGCCCGGAAGGCGGGCGTGAACCCGGCGATGATCAGCTACCACTTCGGCGGCAAGCGCGACCTCTACCTGGCCATCCTCGCCGCCACCTTCGACGAGATCGTCGCCGACGTCGAGCGCATCGCGGCCTCGACCGCGCCGGCTCCCCAGGTGCTGCGCGACGTGATGGCGGCGATCGGCGAGACCGCGAGCCGGCGTCACCCGCACTTCTGCACCATGATGCTGCGCGAGGTGCTGACCGGCGGGGCGCGCCTGGAGCCGGCGCTGGCCGAGCCGGTCCGGGTGATGGCCGCGGTCCAGCGCATCGTGGAGCGCGGGGTGCGCGAGGGCAGCTTTCGCCCGGTGGATCCGCTGCTCACCCACTTGAGCCTGATCGGCAGCCTCGTCTTCTTCTTCGCCACCATGCACTTCCGGCAGCGCCTGTTGCGGGACCGCCTGCACCGGGAGTCGCCGGACGGTGCCACCTACATCGCGCATCTTCAAGAATTGATCATCGAGGGCCTCGCCACCCGCGGCGCCGGCGCGGGCGCGGGCCGGGCGGGGCGCCGGTCATGAGCGCGCCGGTTTCCCCGGCGCAGCACCGCCGTCGGGCCGTCGTGGCCGCGGTCGCGCTGGTCGTCCTGGCCCTGCTGGGCTACGGCGCCTGGCGCTTCTTCCTCGCCGGCTCCCGGTTGCCGGCCGGCGTGATCGGGGTGAGCGGGCGGATCGAGGGCGACGACGCGGCGGTCGGCGCCAAGATCTCGGGGCGGATCCGCGAGATCACGGTGCGCGAGGGCGATCGGGTCGAGGCCGGGCAGGTCATCGCGGTGCTCGACGACGCGCAGATCCGCGCGCGCGAGCAGCAGTCCGAGGCCGCGGTGCGCCAGGCCCAGGCGCGGGTCCGCCTCTCCCAGCACCAGATCACGGTGCTGCGCGAGCAGCTGCGCCAGAGCGAGATGAGCGTCGGCCAGTCGCGCACCGACGCGGAGGGGCGCGTGCACGAGGCGGAGGCGCGCCTGGCCGCCGCGGAGGCGCAGCTGGCCCAGGCCGAGGCCTCGCACGCCCAGGCGAAGTGGGAGCGCGACGCCTACGCCAAGCTGGTCCAGCAGGGCGCGGTCGCCGAGCAGGACGCGCTGCAGAAGCGGTACGGCGAGGAGGCGCAGGCCGCGGTGGTGCGGGCGAACCGCCGACAGGTCGAGGCGGCCCGCGGCGCGCTCACCACTGCGAAGGCCAACCTCACCAACCCGGAGATCCGCTCATCGCAGGTGGCCGCGGTGCAGGGACAGATCCTGCAAGCCGAGGCCGACATCGCGGCCGCGCAGGCGGACGCGGAGCGGGCGCAGGCGATGCTGGACGAGGCCCGGGCGAATCGCGCGGACCTCCAGGTCTACGCGCCCTTCACCGGCACCATCGCCACGCGCACCGCCGAGCCCGGCGAGGTCATCGCGGCGGGCACCCCGATCGCGACCATGGTCAACCTGGCCCAGGTGTACCTGCGCGCCTTCGTGCCGGGCGGCCAGATCGGCCGCGTTCGGATCGGCCAGGCCGCGCGCGTGTACCTGGACTCGGCGCCGAGGGCGCCGATCGACGCCGAGGTCATCCGCATCGATCCCGAGGCGTCGTTCACGCCGGAGAACACCTACTTCCGCGAGGACCGGGTGAAGCAGGTCGTGGGGGTGAAACTGCTCATCCGCGGCGCCACCGGGTTCGCCAAGCCGGGCATGCCCGCGGACGGCGAGATCCTCGTCGACGGGCAGTGGCCCGCTCGCCCGACCCATCGATGAGCGCGCCGGCGCCGGCCATCCGGGTCGCCGGGCTCACCAGGCGGTACGGCGAGGTCGAAGCGGTGCGCGGCATCGACCTCGAGGTGCCGCCGGGCGAGATCTTCG encodes the following:
- a CDS encoding redoxin domain-containing protein, whose translation is MTTDSTPSRLSPIEPGEPAPEFSLPAINDDGTIALAEYRGRSPLFLALFVGLWCPFCRRSIAQMGTIEGRIRAAGVETLGIVASAPENARLYFKYRPTRLRLAADPEMSTHRAYGLPRPEVTPELMDQMTAIRINPSGDLPAPLPVQEAVMAIERLDGGFTPTETDQADMQRQWPQLKGQFLVDRHGIVRWANIECGGPDGLAGLGKFPTADEILAAIRALPS
- a CDS encoding VOC family protein, with protein sequence MLTRVDHVMVCVPDLSRGIDAYQRVGFHIYPGGAHTGRATHNAIAFTGEEYIEVLSLRDRAAVTAGGPDESLARYLDEGGGFRVVALQSDDLTADVAAMRGRGVDVGEIRDGGRRTPAGQELRWRAAFLGGADALPIFIIQHLTPLAERRRQVPKAGDHPNGALRVERVYLAVPDVTAAARAYARILGLPVPAVHRGQVIKADMAVFDLGPTGLTVAQPAEAGPAAEALARRGPGPFQVLYRTSGMDAAVRWMTTHGLPEPTRGVRNTGEQAILVGPEHAGGAYIGFVGPA
- a CDS encoding VOC family protein encodes the protein MAKAAALDHVNIKVRNAERSYRWYADLLGLHTQDIFYVPGTEKVRAVFLSCDPDHAHDIALFEVGADAAAPQKDGVGLSHVAWRMSTLDDLADMYRALQTREIPVRVVDHTVSIGVYFSDPDGNGLEVYYELPRSQWKQERPFSEAGQKGRFPGPWDEALHAPAPAAV
- a CDS encoding enoyl-CoA hydratase-related protein, whose amino-acid sequence is MTTGVLLLDDPLPGVRRLTLNRPEKRNALSNELRGAILTALREADADPAVKVSIMRGAGPCFSSGYDLSADNSVGQPFYSPGGPGQWARHVVESWFTIWDLAKPVIAQVHGYCLAGGSELAACCDLVYVAEDARIGYPPTRLMSPPDNQFHPWLMGLRTAMEMFLTGDAISGTEAAAKGFANRAVPAAELEGTVLGVAERVALVPTELTQINKRAVHRAMEIMGLRAAIRAGTELQALAFSTAASQAYRAQFKRDGGSVRDLLSQRDAAFGDYRERDRTS
- a CDS encoding TetR/AcrR family transcriptional regulator, translating into MTTIRSSAPRRRAKRGAGRPRVPAGSREALLAAGTELFAERGFDGVSVQAIARKAGVNPAMISYHFGGKRDLYLAILAATFDEIVADVERIAASTAPAPQVLRDVMAAIGETASRRHPHFCTMMLREVLTGGARLEPALAEPVRVMAAVQRIVERGVREGSFRPVDPLLTHLSLIGSLVFFFATMHFRQRLLRDRLHRESPDGATYIAHLQELIIEGLATRGAGAGAGRAGRRS
- a CDS encoding HlyD family efflux transporter periplasmic adaptor subunit — translated: MSAPVSPAQHRRRAVVAAVALVVLALLGYGAWRFFLAGSRLPAGVIGVSGRIEGDDAAVGAKISGRIREITVREGDRVEAGQVIAVLDDAQIRAREQQSEAAVRQAQARVRLSQHQITVLREQLRQSEMSVGQSRTDAEGRVHEAEARLAAAEAQLAQAEASHAQAKWERDAYAKLVQQGAVAEQDALQKRYGEEAQAAVVRANRRQVEAARGALTTAKANLTNPEIRSSQVAAVQGQILQAEADIAAAQADAERAQAMLDEARANRADLQVYAPFTGTIATRTAEPGEVIAAGTPIATMVNLAQVYLRAFVPGGQIGRVRIGQAARVYLDSAPRAPIDAEVIRIDPEASFTPENTYFREDRVKQVVGVKLLIRGATGFAKPGMPADGEILVDGQWPARPTHR